CGTCAGAGTCGCTGCAGCCATAATCGGTCTAACGCTTGACCTCATGGCCGGCCACTTGATCAGCGGCCTGCATGCTTACGTGTCGTATTTCTTTGTTTATTGGATCGGTTTCGGCATCGAGACGCTTCTAGGCGTCCTGACGATTTACAGTATCTATCGTTCTGCCATGGCACCGCTCAAGGGTCTTCAAACTCTGGGCATGTTAATGTTCAAATGGGCAGCAGCCATCTCGACCGTGGTTGCCCTTGCAATTTCTATTGGACCCCGCGTCAGGACAACGAGCTTTCTCATCTCTGCGGTAAGCCAAATGCAGCGCGCCAGCAGCGTTTTAACGCTCAGCCTTCTTCTTTTCGTCTGCTTTGCCATTCGTCCGATGGGTCTGTCGTATCGCAGTCGCATCTTTGGCGTGAGTCTCGGTCTAGGTGTGATCTCTACGCTCAATATGATCCAGTCGGCGTGGCTGACGAGCAACCACTCCCTCTACACTGTCTTCAATTTCGTGGATGCCTGCGCCGTCTGCGCGACCCTGGGTATCTGGATCCGTTATTTCGCGATGCCGGAGCCGGCACGCCGCATGATCCTGCTTCCCACCACCTCCCCGTTCCTGCGTTGGAACCAGATCTCCGAGATCCTGGGTCACAACCCTGGCTTCGTCGCAGTCGGTGGCTTACCTCCTGGCATCCTTGCTCCAGCCGAGCTTGAGATCATGCGTCGCGCCTCAGCGGCCAAGACAGCCAGTGCTTCTGCGTCCCAGATGGTCTCCGCCTCAAGCTCCGCCGCCTAAACTTCAGATACCTCCGTGCCCCATTCTTTCGCGCGCTCTTTGCGCGAAAGAATGGGGTCGCGCAGAGCGCACCAACCAGATCTATCTCGAAGGACAGGACAGGTGCCCATACATCGCGCTCTTTGCAATGTATGGGGTATGCGTGGAGCGCATCCAAAAGATCTTCGTACAACCCGGAGTTAGTGTTTCCGCTCCGAACTCCACCTTTGTCATCCCGTAGCGCAGCGAAGGGATCTGCTGTCCAGCCACCCGTATCACTCCCTAAGCCACAAACAAAAGAGCCGCACCCCGAAGGGTGCGGCTCTTTGTACTCCAAGGAAACTACTCGTTTTCTGAGCGCTTCCAGTTGATCAGGTCACCCAGAGTCGTGGTGGAAGACGATCCAGACGACTGGTTCTCGCGCTTTCCATCCTTGGAAGGAGCCTTGTAGCTCTCGACCTCGGCACGGCTAGCTTCTTCGCCGATTCCGCGGAGGCTGAGACCCACCTTCTTCTCTTCCTGGCTCATCTTCACGATCTTGAACTCCATCTCCTGGCCAGGCTCAAGCGTGACTGGCTGATGCAGTTCGTTGACCGCTTCGGAGACGTGGCAGAGACCCTCAACGCCCTCGGCAATCTCGACAAACGTACCGAACTGCGCCGAACGAAGGACCTTGCCCTTCACCACATCGCCTACGCGATGCTGCGCGAAGAACGTATCCCAGACATCGGGCTCAAGCTGCTTCACACCGAGCGAAAGGCGGCGATTCTCCGGCTCTACGCCCAGGACCACAGCGCGAACCTTCTCGCCCTTCTTCAGGACCTCCGAAGGATGCTTGATACGCTTCGTCCAGCTCAGGTTCGAGACATGCACGAGACCATCAATGCCATCTTCGATCTCGATGAATGCGCCGAAGTCCGTGAGGTTACGTACACGGCCTTCCACGATCTCACCGATCGGATACTTGTTCTCCAGCTGCTCCCACGGATTGTCCTGAAGCTGCTTCATGCCAAGAGAGATGCGACGATCGGTCGGATTCACAGCGAGGATGATCGTATCGGCCTCATCGCCCGGCTTGACCATCTTCGACGGATGCTTCATCCGCTTCGACCAGGTCATCTCCGAAACGTGAACCAGGCCTTCAATGCCCTGCTCCAGCTCGACGAATGCGCCGTAGTCGGTCACGGAAAGAATGCGGCCCTTGACCTGTGCGCCGATCGGGTAACGCTCGATCGCATCCAGCCATGGGTCAGGCGTCAGCTGCTTGAATCCAAGCGAAACGCGCTGCTTTTCCTTGTCGAACTTTAGAACCTTGACCTGAATCTCATCGCCCACCTGGACCAGGTCGCGAGGATGCGTCAAACGGCCCCAGCTCATGTCGGTGATATGCAACAGGCCATCCAGGCCGCCCAAATCCACAAACGCGCCGTAGTCGGTCAGATTCTTCACGACACCCGTCATGATCGAACCCTCTTCCAACGTCTGCAGCGTGACATCCTTGCGCGAGTTCTGCTCCTCTTCGAGGATCTCCTTGCGCGAGATGACGACGTTGCCGCGCTTCTTGTTCAGCTTGATCACGCGAACGTCGAGCTGCTGACCAATATAGCTATCGAGATTGCGCACAGGGCGCACCTCAACCTGCGATCCCGGAAGGAACGCCTTGACGCCGATATCGACAGTCAAGCCACCTTTGACGCGAGAGAGAACCGTGCCGGTAACCGGCGCCTTGTCGGCACAAGCCTTCTCCAGCTGATCCCAAAGGCGATGACGCTGGGCCTTCTCGTACGAAACGAGATATCCGCCCTCCTGCTCTTCGCGCTCCACAACCACTTCCACGGCATCGCCCACGGCAAGCTTCGACTCGCCAGCGTGATCCAGCACCTGCTCCTTGGGGATCAAACCCTCGGACTTCAGGCCAATGTCGACCACCACATGCTTATCGGTGATCTTCACTACGGTGCCAGTGACAACCTTGTCCTCTTCCATGGCGGATTGCGCAGCTTCCTTCTCTGCGGCCTGCTCACGGTCGAAGTTCTCCAACGCAGCAGCAAAATCGGCCGCATCGTAATCTGCGGCGTCAGGTGCTGTAGCATCGGCGATCGGCTCGACCGAAGCTTCCGGTGCGGGCGTCACGACATGGTTGGTGGTGGCGGTTTCAGTCGACGGGGCTACTGCCGTCTCTTCGGTTGCGAGATTTTCAAGTTCGGTTGTCAGGGGTTTGCTCTCTGTATCAGGATTGGGGATGTTTGACATAAATTTGATGCGCGGTCCAGAACTTCGGATCTAGCTTTGCTCACTTTCTCTTCTCAACCTTGCGGCCCGTACTCGGAGGTCAGCAGACAGAGTCGACAGAAGTGCATCAGCAAAAGTAAAACCGAATTTCAGGAGGAGCCAGCGTCTTCAACGGTGCGCATTGGCTCTACTTGACTATACCGCTCGCGATTGAGAAGCGTCAACGGTGACGCGCGCAAATCCTTTCCAATACACGGCCCAAAATGAAACGCACACACAATCTCAAACCCGCCGCGCGGCAACAATATCCTCCGCCACCCGTGGCTTCGCCTTCGAAGCCGTCACGGTCGCCACCGCCAGCAGAATCACGCCCATCCCGACCCATTCCAGACCACGCAGCCGCTCTCCCAGAAAAATCGCTCCCAGCAGCACCGCCACAATCGGGTTCACATAGGCATAAGTAGCCACCTTTGCCACCGGAACGTGGTGCAGAAGATAGGTATAGGCGCTGTATCCGATCAGCGATCCAAAGATCGCCAGCCAGAGCAGACCCAGCACAACCCCACGCGTCCAATGCGCGGTATGCCAGCCACCCAGGACCGAGCCGATCCCGATATTCGTCGCTCCGCCCATCAGCATCTGCCACGCACTGGCCACCATCGGATCCGCAGAAGAGGTCCACCGCCGCGCCACCACACTCCCCACCGCCCAACTCACACCACCCAGCATCAGGATCCCGCAGGCCAGCAAGACGCCGCCATTCGTCCCCTCAGGCAGATGCAGGCTCGGCCAAAGCAGAAGCACCATTCCTCCCACGCCCAGCGTCGTACCCACCCAACCCACACCATTCAAAGGCTCTCCGCCCGGCACCACCGTCTCCAGCAGAGCAATCAGGATCGGAATCGAAGCCATAATCAGCGAAGCCATCCCCGAACTCACATACTGCTCGCCCCATGCCAGCAGTACGTTATTCCCTGTCAGCAGCATCAGCCCGATCACCAACAGCCGCACCAGCTCGCGGCGAGAGACCCGCACGCTCTTCCCGCGCGCAGCCAGAATCGCCATCAACAGGCTTCCCGCAATCGCATACCGCAACCCCGACGTAAACGCGGGCGAGATAAAACGCACCACATACCGGATCGCGACAAACGTCGACCCCCAGAAGAAATACACGCACCCAAACGCCACCAGAACCAGCAGACGAGCGCGCTTCGCCTCTTTCTCGATCAACCCCACTTAGCGCGCACCCCGCGAAGCCGCTACAGGCACCTCATACCGCACCAGCCCCAACGCCCACTCAATCGCACCCTTGTACATCGCCTGCATCCGCGGGTCGTCCCAGTTCTCCACCGGATGCCCCAGCGTCGAATAAAATACCCTCCCCTTGCCCACCTGCTTCACCCAGGTCACGGCAAAATCCTTGTCCGCACGATGGACTTTCTGGTTCGCCAGGTCCAGCTTGCTCGCATCCAGACGCATCAAAATGTGCACCTTGGACCGATCCCAAAGCTTCTGCTGATAGATCTCGTCCGTCAGCACAAACTCCTTCGGCCACGCGCTCATGCCTGGAAACGCGCCGTCCTCCACCATAATCGGTGCCTGAAACGTGCCCCACGGATGCTCATCGAAGGTTCCGCCGACCATATCGACCCACTCCGGCCACTTCGTCCAGGTGATCGCCGCCGAATGCACCGCCACAATGCCCTTGCCGTCTTCCTTCACAAACTGCAGTAAAGACGCATTGCGTTCCCCATCCATCTCCAGCGTCCCGCCGGTATAGAAGACGATCGCGTCGAAATCATTCAGGTTTTTTGCGTTGTATTCGAGCTTCCTCTTCGTCAGCGGCTCGGTGTCAGTCCGCAGAGTCGTGTCCCACTCGCCACTCTCGCGCCCCATGCGCTCGATCACCGCCATGGCATGGCTCACCGACTCATGCCGATATCCCTTCTCTTCGCCAATCACCAGCAGATGCTTTTTCGGAACGGGCGCAACCTGTTGCGCCGCACACACTGCTACCTGAGTCAACACGAGCAGAAACAAGAACCTTCGCATCGCCGAATTTTACACACCTGCACACCGCTCCGAATCCAGGCATCTTGTTTCCAACAAGCCTTCGCCGTATCCTCGCCTTCAGTGGACTTTCGCACCCAAAAACGCTTCGACACCAACAAGACGCCCAAATCGGCAGAGGCCGACCGCATCGTCTCAGCCTCCACCACGGACGACGACGCAGCCTTCGAGCTCAAACTCCGTCCGCATCACCTCCGTGAGTTCATCGGCCAGGAAAAGGCGAAAGAGCAGCTCGCCATCGCGCTTGAAGCTGCCAAGGCACGCGGCGAAGCCCTCGACCACGTCCTTCTCTTCGGACCTCCGGGGCTCGGCAAAACCACCCTCGCCACCATCATCGCGAACGAGCTCGGCGTCGGCTACCAGCAGACCAGCGGCCCCGCCCTCCAGATCCAGGGCGACCTGACCGCCATCCTGACCAACCTTCGCGAACGGCAAGTCCTCTTCCTCGACGAGATCCACCGTCTCCAACCCGTCCTCGAAGAAAAGCTTTATACCGCGCTTGAGGATTACCAGCTCGACATCATCATCGGCCAGGGCCCCTCCGCGCGCACGCACGTCATGGAGATCCGGCCTTTTACCTTCGTCGCCGCCACCACACGCCCCGGCCTGCTCTCGTCGCCTCTGCGCTCACGCTTCGGCATTCTCCTGCGCCTCGAGTTCTACACCGACGACGAACTTCGCTACATCGTCGAACGCTCCGCGGAAGTCATCGGCGTCACCATCGACCAGGACGGCGCAGCCGAAATCGCCATGCGCTCCCGAGGCACCCCACGCATCGCTAACCGGCTCCTCCGCCGTGTCCGCGACTTCGCCGAAGTCCGCGCCAACGGCACGATCGACCGCGAAACCGCGCAAAAGGCCCTTGCGATGCTGGAAGTCGACGCCCACGGCTTCGACGAACTGGATCGCCGCCTCCTCCGCACGATCATCGAAAAATACGACGGCGGCCCCGTCGGTCTGAATACCCTCGCCGCCGCGCTGGCCGAAGAAGAAGACGCCCTGGAAGAGGTCTACGAGCCCTTCCTCATCCAGATCGGCTTCCTCGACCGCACCCCCCGCGGCCGTGTCGCCACCCGCCTGGCCTACGAACACCTCGGCATCGAAATGCCCCGCAAAACCAGCCTTTTTTAGAGGTTGTCCCGCCGCGAGAGCAGATCCCACCAGACTGCCGATAGTGCGTCTTCAACAAACGATAAAAGAATCTGGATAAAGCCGACTCTGCAACGAACTTCGAATGGTAAGCTGGCGGCAATTTCTTCGAGCC
This genomic stretch from Terriglobus saanensis SP1PR4 harbors:
- a CDS encoding 30S ribosomal protein S1 encodes the protein MSNIPNPDTESKPLTTELENLATEETAVAPSTETATTNHVVTPAPEASVEPIADATAPDAADYDAADFAAALENFDREQAAEKEAAQSAMEEDKVVTGTVVKITDKHVVVDIGLKSEGLIPKEQVLDHAGESKLAVGDAVEVVVEREEQEGGYLVSYEKAQRHRLWDQLEKACADKAPVTGTVLSRVKGGLTVDIGVKAFLPGSQVEVRPVRNLDSYIGQQLDVRVIKLNKKRGNVVISRKEILEEEQNSRKDVTLQTLEEGSIMTGVVKNLTDYGAFVDLGGLDGLLHITDMSWGRLTHPRDLVQVGDEIQVKVLKFDKEKQRVSLGFKQLTPDPWLDAIERYPIGAQVKGRILSVTDYGAFVELEQGIEGLVHVSEMTWSKRMKHPSKMVKPGDEADTIILAVNPTDRRISLGMKQLQDNPWEQLENKYPIGEIVEGRVRNLTDFGAFIEIEDGIDGLVHVSNLSWTKRIKHPSEVLKKGEKVRAVVLGVEPENRRLSLGVKQLEPDVWDTFFAQHRVGDVVKGKVLRSAQFGTFVEIAEGVEGLCHVSEAVNELHQPVTLEPGQEMEFKIVKMSQEEKKVGLSLRGIGEEASRAEVESYKAPSKDGKRENQSSGSSSTTTLGDLINWKRSENE
- a CDS encoding EamA family transporter — its product is MGLIEKEAKRARLLVLVAFGCVYFFWGSTFVAIRYVVRFISPAFTSGLRYAIAGSLLMAILAARGKSVRVSRRELVRLLVIGLMLLTGNNVLLAWGEQYVSSGMASLIMASIPILIALLETVVPGGEPLNGVGWVGTTLGVGGMVLLLWPSLHLPEGTNGGVLLACGILMLGGVSWAVGSVVARRWTSSADPMVASAWQMLMGGATNIGIGSVLGGWHTAHWTRGVVLGLLWLAIFGSLIGYSAYTYLLHHVPVAKVATYAYVNPIVAVLLGAIFLGERLRGLEWVGMGVILLAVATVTASKAKPRVAEDIVAARRV
- a CDS encoding ThuA domain-containing protein gives rise to the protein MRRFLFLLVLTQVAVCAAQQVAPVPKKHLLVIGEEKGYRHESVSHAMAVIERMGRESGEWDTTLRTDTEPLTKRKLEYNAKNLNDFDAIVFYTGGTLEMDGERNASLLQFVKEDGKGIVAVHSAAITWTKWPEWVDMVGGTFDEHPWGTFQAPIMVEDGAFPGMSAWPKEFVLTDEIYQQKLWDRSKVHILMRLDASKLDLANQKVHRADKDFAVTWVKQVGKGRVFYSTLGHPVENWDDPRMQAMYKGAIEWALGLVRYEVPVAASRGAR
- the ruvB gene encoding Holliday junction branch migration DNA helicase RuvB, which produces MDFRTQKRFDTNKTPKSAEADRIVSASTTDDDAAFELKLRPHHLREFIGQEKAKEQLAIALEAAKARGEALDHVLLFGPPGLGKTTLATIIANELGVGYQQTSGPALQIQGDLTAILTNLRERQVLFLDEIHRLQPVLEEKLYTALEDYQLDIIIGQGPSARTHVMEIRPFTFVAATTRPGLLSSPLRSRFGILLRLEFYTDDELRYIVERSAEVIGVTIDQDGAAEIAMRSRGTPRIANRLLRRVRDFAEVRANGTIDRETAQKALAMLEVDAHGFDELDRRLLRTIIEKYDGGPVGLNTLAAALAEEEDALEEVYEPFLIQIGFLDRTPRGRVATRLAYEHLGIEMPRKTSLF